The following are encoded together in the Candidatus Babeliales bacterium genome:
- a CDS encoding ankyrin repeat domain-containing protein, translated as MKKISLFMFTTLITFLSAHGVVTRAHATPGSLYKEYCALLHHHAAQGNANCLKIILQNPQAQQALESRSQHLKLTPLLQALFWPHHTKKHCACVKTLLAAGASTTATTQNRKSTAIHLASRAGCLTCIEALCKYDSKTWQKDRDGNTPAGVAQKYAEFYTDKENQEKFNLCLTFLNSLKIC; from the coding sequence ATGAAGAAAATAAGCTTATTTATGTTCACCACACTGATTACTTTTTTATCGGCACATGGTGTTGTCACACGAGCACACGCAACACCTGGTAGCCTCTACAAAGAATATTGCGCGTTGCTGCATCACCATGCAGCACAAGGCAACGCTAATTGTCTAAAAATTATTCTTCAAAACCCACAAGCACAGCAAGCACTTGAATCGCGTTCGCAACATCTCAAACTCACCCCACTTCTTCAAGCACTCTTTTGGCCACACCATACAAAAAAACACTGTGCTTGCGTTAAAACACTGTTGGCAGCTGGTGCCAGCACAACAGCAACAACACAAAATCGTAAAAGTACCGCCATACACCTTGCCAGCAGAGCCGGTTGTCTCACCTGCATTGAAGCATTATGCAAATACGACTCAAAAACTTGGCAAAAAGATCGCGATGGCAACACACCCGCTGGCGTTGCTCAAAAATACGCTGAATTTTACACAGACAAAGAAAACCAAGAAAAATTTAATCTGTGTTTAACCTTTTTAAATTCATTAAAAATTTGTTAG
- a CDS encoding ankyrin repeat domain-containing protein → MKTGGLHTPEKCARVTEMINTGVLVNQSDSSGNTALHIACCQVCTLCIQELLAHGADRTIKNNYNETPLELVTRRLKESSRFRRPVTPEQLEACKILLESLS, encoded by the coding sequence ATGAAAACTGGCGGTCTGCACACGCCAGAAAAATGTGCTCGTGTCACAGAAATGATTAATACTGGCGTACTGGTCAACCAATCCGACTCTAGCGGGAATACAGCACTGCACATTGCCTGCTGCCAAGTTTGCACACTCTGCATTCAAGAACTTCTTGCACACGGCGCGGACAGAACCATAAAAAATAATTATAACGAAACACCGCTGGAATTAGTTACCAGAAGATTAAAAGAAAGCTCTCGCTTTCGTAGACCGGTAACACCAGAACAACTTGAAGCGTGCAAGATATTGTTAGAATCGTTATCTTAA
- a CDS encoding ankyrin repeat domain-containing protein, with translation MKRICLLLFSLSLLWLPAHSAATSKLLDDSYSSSDEENPDDVLPQTYKELCEEVEHDRIEILQLLHKKDVLNSFLCEQKKYENLLSIATENISLDCLKFLLTHDYKENLKPGFLASLLLTILKTHWLHGQFNEKSGKFIASKKCLCVKALLRAGAQPNILSHTTTPLHLACFQGCPLCVNVLLIHNADPAAHDKQGKTPLKEAQELLGKCKPPHAVPGCREIFFEGSSMPYNKMSNPAYTYKHFATCVTLLETRTFQ, from the coding sequence ATGAAAAGAATATGCTTACTGCTTTTTTCACTTTCATTACTTTGGCTACCAGCCCACAGCGCGGCCACATCAAAACTTTTAGATGACTCGTACTCATCTTCAGATGAAGAAAATCCAGACGACGTCCTACCACAAACATATAAAGAGCTGTGCGAAGAGGTGGAACATGATAGAATCGAAATCTTGCAATTATTACATAAGAAAGATGTTCTTAATTCTTTTCTTTGCGAACAAAAAAAATATGAAAACCTCTTAAGTATTGCTACGGAAAACATAAGTTTAGATTGCTTAAAATTTTTACTCACACACGATTACAAAGAAAATCTTAAACCAGGTTTTCTTGCTTCTTTGCTACTTACCATACTCAAAACACACTGGCTGCATGGACAATTTAACGAAAAAAGCGGTAAATTTATAGCTTCAAAAAAATGTCTCTGTGTTAAAGCTTTGCTGAGAGCCGGCGCCCAACCAAATATACTCAGTCACACAACAACGCCACTTCATTTGGCGTGCTTTCAAGGCTGTCCACTTTGTGTTAATGTACTACTGATACACAACGCAGACCCAGCTGCTCACGATAAGCAAGGAAAAACGCCGCTCAAAGAAGCGCAAGAGCTCTTGGGTAAATGCAAGCCGCCTCATGCTGTTCCAGGATGCCGTGAAATTTTTTTTGAAGGCAGCTCGATGCCGTACAACAAAATGTCAAACCCTGCTTATACATACAAGCATTTTGCTACCTGCGTAACGCTTTTAGAAACGAGGACCTTTCAATAA
- a CDS encoding ankyrin repeat domain-containing protein — protein sequence MKKALLFFCFITLFKLPLNAVVTRSQSPEALDIAALKQACSNNHKEPLELLFAAKNEELNENYYTLLRHCVEQGSLKCLNTLLNHAPEPLEESDELLVPWSVWVVHNSKHCLCINALLKKQANFSALAENELPLHMAAGAGCLTCVENLCHYLLHTLSINHVWPHLLQKDSDGFTALARARASFNLFRHDQARQAGFDSCEQFLFRTKLELSNQLTRDLLLGCNL from the coding sequence ATGAAAAAAGCACTCTTATTTTTTTGTTTCATAACGCTCTTTAAACTCCCGCTCAATGCCGTTGTAACACGTTCACAAAGCCCAGAAGCGCTCGATATTGCCGCACTTAAACAGGCTTGCTCAAACAACCACAAAGAGCCTCTTGAGCTTTTGTTTGCAGCAAAGAACGAAGAACTGAACGAAAATTATTACACACTCCTGCGCCACTGCGTGGAGCAAGGCAGCCTCAAATGTCTTAATACTCTTCTCAATCATGCACCAGAGCCATTGGAAGAATCTGATGAGTTACTGGTTCCCTGGTCGGTATGGGTAGTGCACAATTCAAAACATTGTCTGTGCATCAACGCTTTGCTGAAAAAGCAAGCCAATTTCTCAGCATTGGCAGAAAACGAACTACCACTTCACATGGCCGCAGGGGCCGGATGCCTGACCTGCGTTGAAAACTTATGCCACTACCTCCTACATACTTTATCTATCAATCACGTGTGGCCTCACTTACTCCAAAAAGACAGCGATGGCTTTACTGCACTTGCGCGAGCAAGAGCATCTTTCAATCTTTTTCGGCACGACCAAGCACGTCAAGCAGGCTTTGATTCTTGCGAACAATTTTTGTTCAGAACTAAACTTGAGCTATCAAATCAACTCACGAGAGATTTATTGCTAGGCTGTAATCTGTGA
- a CDS encoding N-acetylmuramoyl-L-alanine amidase, producing MIKKIILLLTTLALSSQAHGRAIIMLDPAGDAHELGRKLAQGYERGATLTLAEKLQQELAQEPEIYPLLSRQPGEQCLPLQAASFANRLNVNLFVRLHCYHELTAKPRIYLYHQLRNPLTDLATRTFNQLSFTPLSQAHLPNLRTTLKRIESIKETLITPQYQQFFDCFGPFGLPLKPLAGVQPAGLIIEIGLSSSTKLESLIQPIKQALVNACLIS from the coding sequence GTGATAAAAAAAATTATCTTGTTACTAACTACACTCGCACTCTCCAGCCAGGCACACGGTCGTGCCATCATTATGCTCGACCCTGCAGGCGATGCTCATGAGCTGGGCCGCAAACTGGCGCAAGGTTATGAGCGCGGCGCAACGCTGACGTTGGCCGAAAAGCTGCAGCAAGAACTGGCACAAGAACCAGAAATCTACCCACTTTTAAGCCGCCAACCTGGCGAACAATGCCTACCCCTCCAGGCAGCTTCGTTTGCCAACCGGCTCAACGTCAACCTGTTTGTACGACTGCACTGCTACCACGAGCTGACCGCCAAGCCCCGCATTTATCTGTATCATCAACTGCGCAACCCGCTAACCGACCTTGCCACGCGCACATTCAATCAGCTCAGCTTTACCCCTCTTTCACAAGCTCACCTACCCAACCTACGCACCACACTCAAACGAATAGAAAGCATAAAAGAAACACTAATAACGCCGCAGTACCAGCAGTTTTTCGACTGCTTTGGCCCTTTTGGCTTACCACTCAAACCACTAGCCGGTGTGCAGCCTGCAGGACTTATCATTGAAATTGGCTTGAGTAGCTCAACCAAACTAGAAAGCCTGATTCAGCCAATCAAACAGGCTTTAGTTAACGCATGTCTCATTTCCTAG
- a CDS encoding NfeD family protein, with amino-acid sequence MKTFFDSLPNFLEQHVYQPLSVLATPDALLSLAWFALGIVVLVIEINMPGLFYFISLAFGCFAASLLALLSYSLFTQCVVALSVAVLSFECMRRFLSAPARPALRTNIEALHNEQGIVIHTIEATKTGRVKVNGEEWAAVAHNHHTILQKGTPVRIIGTKGNKVIVKAD; translated from the coding sequence ATGAAGACCTTTTTCGATTCTCTTCCAAATTTCTTGGAACAACACGTTTACCAACCATTGTCCGTCCTTGCCACTCCCGATGCGTTATTGAGCTTGGCTTGGTTTGCACTCGGCATAGTTGTGCTCGTTATTGAAATTAATATGCCCGGGCTTTTTTATTTTATTTCGTTGGCATTTGGTTGCTTTGCTGCATCACTATTAGCGCTACTTTCGTACTCGTTATTTACGCAGTGCGTTGTTGCACTGAGCGTAGCGGTACTTTCATTTGAATGCATGCGCCGCTTTTTAAGCGCGCCAGCACGCCCAGCACTGCGCACCAACATTGAAGCATTGCACAACGAACAAGGTATAGTAATTCACACCATTGAAGCAACCAAAACAGGTCGCGTAAAAGTTAACGGTGAAGAGTGGGCAGCGGTGGCACACAATCACCATACTATTTTGCAAAAAGGTACCCCGGTACGTATTATTGGTACCAAAGGTAACAAAGTTATTGTTAAAGCAGACTAA
- a CDS encoding SPFH/Band 7/PHB domain protein yields MIFLIFFCIVFLFFAFLLAKATYVVKQAEVIVIERFGSFHSVLKPGLNFVMPFADKPRQVLWTFIQEEARSGKMYRFSRYIDRIDLRESVYDFPKQNVITKDNVTMEINALLYFQITDPIAATYEIDNLPQGIEKLTQTTLRNIIGSLDLDESLTSRDMINEKLTAILDEATDKWGVKVNRVELQEVNPPRDIRDAMEKQMRAERDRRAHILEAEGLKTAAVLEAEGKKSAAILEAEGVKMSQVMRAQGESDARRLLAQGESDAIKVVRDAVPGQDPLPYMTALTYIKALPEMTKDKNGKLILVPYEASAIMGSLSSIKTLFKDLEK; encoded by the coding sequence ATGATTTTTCTCATTTTCTTTTGTATCGTATTTTTGTTTTTCGCTTTTTTGCTTGCCAAAGCTACGTACGTAGTTAAACAAGCAGAAGTAATTGTTATTGAACGCTTTGGTAGTTTTCACAGCGTTTTAAAACCTGGCCTTAATTTTGTCATGCCCTTTGCCGACAAACCACGCCAAGTTTTGTGGACTTTTATTCAAGAAGAAGCACGCAGTGGCAAAATGTATCGCTTCTCTCGCTATATTGATCGCATTGATTTGCGTGAAAGTGTGTACGATTTCCCAAAACAAAACGTTATTACCAAAGACAACGTAACTATGGAAATTAACGCCCTGCTCTATTTCCAAATTACTGACCCAATAGCCGCCACCTACGAAATTGACAACTTACCACAAGGTATTGAAAAACTAACACAAACAACGCTACGTAACATTATTGGCTCATTGGATTTGGACGAGTCACTAACCTCACGCGACATGATTAATGAAAAGCTCACGGCAATTCTTGACGAAGCAACCGACAAATGGGGCGTTAAGGTAAATCGCGTTGAGCTACAAGAAGTTAACCCACCACGTGATATCCGCGATGCTATGGAAAAGCAAATGCGTGCAGAACGTGACCGTCGTGCTCATATCTTGGAAGCTGAAGGCTTAAAAACTGCAGCAGTTTTGGAAGCTGAAGGTAAAAAGAGTGCAGCAATTTTAGAGGCTGAAGGCGTTAAAATGTCGCAAGTTATGCGCGCACAAGGTGAGTCTGATGCTCGTCGCTTGCTGGCACAGGGTGAATCTGATGCTATTAAAGTAGTTCGCGATGCAGTGCCAGGTCAAGACCCACTGCCCTACATGACCGCCCTAACCTACATTAAAGCATTGCCAGAAATGACAAAAGACAAAAATGGCAAACTTATCTTGGTTCCGTATGAAGCTAGTGCTATCATGGGCTCGTTGAGTAGTATTAAAACACTGTTCAAAGATCTTGAAAAGTAG
- a CDS encoding tetratricopeptide repeat protein, with translation MVRRIRLSVILLGALLFFWWAFLLFARHSTADSHFYSRNAYNQDTCRIYCDLGLLAQSRNDYKQAVRYYKIALSFRPNSRKVCNQLNICYQLRNKPVKAALALQGKLIKKNQTRAV, from the coding sequence ATGGTCAGACGGATTAGACTGTCGGTTATTTTGTTAGGCGCTTTGCTCTTTTTTTGGTGGGCATTTTTGCTGTTTGCGCGTCATAGCACCGCAGACTCACACTTTTATAGCCGCAACGCTTACAACCAAGACACCTGCAGAATTTATTGCGATCTAGGCCTACTAGCACAAAGCCGTAACGATTATAAACAGGCAGTTAGATATTATAAAATAGCATTAAGTTTTAGACCCAACAGCAGAAAGGTTTGCAACCAACTTAATATCTGCTATCAACTGCGCAATAAGCCAGTTAAAGCAGCTCTCGCACTGCAAGGAAAGCTGATAAAAAAGAACCAAACAAGAGCAGTTTAA
- the uvrC gene encoding excinuclease ABC subunit UvrC, whose amino-acid sequence MKEKDQLLDQIKRLPQTPGVYFFKDERGDVVYIGKAKNLRSRVSSYVQSGADFRAHAIVESSVSLDFMATETELEAMLLEAKLIQSHKPKHNIMYKSGQPFLYITISSSEMPRLSIVRQKKTKGTYFGPFIEKGPVRRVFDFLMKTFRLKLCGKKIENGCLYYHLGMCAGSCRPDFDKAAYKERVELAKKALTQGHKKFLAYLEQQIKESSANLEFEKSRELHEYHQAFERVFSTLDVKPSRVEVLARKHVWIVSPGNRALFFFVERDGVLNKKRIFYLPLHVEGDALLQVIIEYFASYYRMMPPAATILINFDVSEHERTLMEQFLESWHERDSEISISKPTQEHHAGIVRMALIHVAEELKKHATVGKELKRLLKLPFEPHTIDCFDISHKQGMFLVGSCIRFKDGQPDKDNFRRFKIKTVHQNDDYASLREVVSRRYHDVAELPDLILIDGGKGQLSAVQHLFEQAEFVSLAKREETVFSKRFPQGLVLDQKTHAAQLLIALRDYAHHFAISYHRSLATF is encoded by the coding sequence ATGAAAGAAAAAGATCAATTGCTCGACCAGATAAAACGTTTGCCGCAAACGCCCGGCGTTTATTTTTTTAAAGATGAGCGGGGCGATGTTGTGTACATTGGCAAGGCAAAAAATTTGCGCTCACGTGTGAGCAGTTATGTGCAAAGCGGGGCCGATTTTCGTGCGCATGCTATTGTAGAATCGAGTGTTTCTCTTGATTTTATGGCAACTGAAACAGAGCTTGAAGCAATGCTGCTGGAAGCCAAATTGATTCAAAGTCACAAGCCAAAGCACAATATCATGTACAAAAGCGGGCAGCCTTTTTTGTACATCACCATCTCGTCAAGCGAAATGCCACGACTTTCTATTGTGCGGCAAAAAAAGACTAAGGGAACTTACTTTGGTCCGTTCATTGAAAAGGGTCCGGTTCGTCGCGTCTTTGATTTTTTAATGAAAACATTTCGTTTAAAATTGTGTGGTAAAAAAATTGAAAACGGTTGCTTATACTACCACCTGGGTATGTGTGCCGGTTCGTGCCGACCAGACTTTGACAAAGCTGCTTACAAAGAGCGTGTTGAGTTAGCAAAAAAAGCATTAACGCAGGGTCATAAAAAGTTTCTTGCTTATCTTGAGCAGCAGATCAAAGAGAGTAGTGCCAATCTTGAATTTGAAAAATCACGCGAGTTGCATGAGTATCATCAGGCCTTTGAGCGTGTTTTTAGTACGCTTGATGTTAAGCCGTCGCGTGTTGAAGTCTTGGCGCGCAAGCACGTGTGGATAGTTTCGCCAGGCAATCGTGCACTCTTTTTCTTTGTTGAGCGTGATGGTGTTTTAAATAAAAAGCGCATTTTTTACCTGCCGCTTCACGTTGAAGGCGATGCGCTGCTTCAAGTAATTATCGAATACTTTGCAAGCTATTATCGCATGATGCCGCCAGCAGCAACGATTTTGATTAATTTTGATGTTTCAGAGCATGAGCGCACGCTGATGGAGCAATTTTTAGAAAGTTGGCATGAGCGTGACAGCGAAATCTCGATCAGCAAGCCAACGCAAGAGCACCATGCTGGCATTGTGCGTATGGCGCTGATTCACGTTGCAGAAGAGCTAAAAAAGCATGCAACGGTTGGCAAAGAGCTTAAGCGTCTGCTCAAGCTGCCCTTTGAGCCGCACACGATTGATTGTTTTGATATTTCGCACAAGCAAGGGATGTTTTTGGTGGGCTCGTGCATTCGGTTTAAAGATGGCCAGCCAGACAAAGATAATTTCCGTCGTTTTAAAATAAAAACAGTGCATCAAAATGACGATTACGCTAGTTTGCGTGAAGTAGTCTCGCGGCGTTATCATGATGTTGCTGAGCTGCCTGACTTAATTTTAATTGATGGTGGCAAGGGGCAGTTGAGCGCGGTGCAGCATTTGTTTGAACAGGCTGAGTTTGTCAGCCTTGCCAAGCGCGAAGAGACGGTCTTTTCAAAGCGCTTTCCGCAGGGCTTAGTGCTTGACCAAAAGACTCATGCAGCCCAGTTATTAATTGCTTTGCGTGATTATGCTCATCATTTTGCAATCAGTTATCATCGCTCGTTGGCAACGTTTTAG
- a CDS encoding M23 family metallopeptidase translates to MFHKLKIPLLVVLIGATSFWLGNKIYLYFTHESAPVVSLNGISQGGTYQGIIACSLSANNEYKINKISVTLDGQEYNVGNTNVRSRTFELPFSLDTTKLADGKHNVEVQAQDSSYHANKATHNWEFFVDNVPLKADFLKPSYKVEQGKTLHLCIQANKLVEKATVSFLGRTYNCYPTSSTTTTYECFIAVDCEEHPVEQMLVAELEDAAQNVVKLTAKAEVAAFPFPRQKSGFSVNAKKLEHEKEISMNTKILEEAIGKWSQDSAKQKMWNGPFEMPTQIRRISTPFGEVRVTAERGRYLHKGLDLVNDPKSVVWASQSGKVIIKERYLMTGNTLVIDHGLGVTTLYAHLDEFFDVEVGDFVKKGNPIGKIGMTGYASGYHLHWELRVHNTPVDPTEWTQNIY, encoded by the coding sequence ATGTTCCACAAACTCAAAATTCCATTGCTCGTTGTTTTAATTGGTGCCACCAGCTTTTGGCTGGGTAATAAAATTTATTTGTACTTCACGCACGAAAGCGCGCCAGTAGTAAGCCTGAACGGGATCTCACAGGGCGGCACCTACCAAGGGATTATTGCATGCTCGCTGAGCGCCAACAACGAGTATAAAATTAACAAAATCTCAGTAACATTGGACGGCCAAGAATATAATGTTGGCAACACTAACGTACGCAGCCGGACCTTCGAACTTCCCTTTTCGCTGGATACTACCAAACTTGCCGATGGCAAACACAACGTTGAAGTTCAAGCACAAGATTCAAGCTATCACGCAAACAAAGCAACGCACAACTGGGAATTTTTTGTAGACAATGTACCGCTCAAAGCAGATTTTTTAAAACCAAGCTACAAAGTTGAGCAAGGCAAAACACTGCATTTGTGCATTCAAGCAAACAAACTTGTAGAAAAAGCAACAGTCTCTTTCTTGGGCCGCACCTACAACTGCTACCCAACTTCTTCAACCACTACCACCTACGAATGTTTTATTGCCGTTGATTGCGAAGAACATCCGGTAGAACAAATGTTGGTTGCCGAACTTGAAGACGCCGCACAAAACGTGGTAAAACTTACCGCAAAAGCAGAAGTAGCAGCATTTCCATTTCCGCGCCAAAAAAGCGGCTTTTCAGTGAATGCCAAAAAGCTTGAACATGAAAAAGAAATCAGCATGAATACTAAAATTTTGGAAGAGGCAATTGGCAAGTGGTCACAAGATTCAGCCAAGCAAAAAATGTGGAACGGACCGTTTGAAATGCCAACACAAATTCGCCGTATCTCAACACCGTTTGGCGAGGTGCGCGTCACTGCTGAACGCGGACGTTACCTGCACAAAGGACTCGATTTAGTTAATGACCCAAAAAGTGTTGTGTGGGCAAGCCAAAGCGGCAAAGTGATTATTAAAGAACGTTACTTAATGACCGGCAACACACTAGTTATTGACCACGGACTTGGCGTTACCACGCTCTATGCACATCTTGACGAATTTTTTGATGTTGAAGTAGGCGACTTTGTAAAAAAAGGTAACCCGATTGGCAAGATTGGCATGACTGGCTATGCCAGCGGCTACCATTTGCATTGGGAGCTGCGCGTGCACAATACACCGGTTGATCCGACCGAGTGGACACAGAATATTTATTAG
- a CDS encoding GspE/PulE family protein: MVGNEREEHGTYCLLDAEQKLKQGIVGDPVVDIVDTLLLKAITMGASDVHLQPDNQVLRVRLRVDGFLHDHDTFDHQLMPQVLSRVKVLSALDIAEKRVPQDGKIKVILDQPDAQPIDLRVATFPSIYGEKIVVRILDRSANILALESLGMRSDIFDALLGIVAHPQGFFLVTGPTGSGKTTTLYALLSRLNSNERNIVTMEDPVEYDLPGITQSQVNSKTGFDFENGLRSMLRQDPDVIMIGEIRDKQTVQIAVQSALTGHLVLSTLHTNDAAGAVTRLLDMQVEPFLINATLTGVLSQRLVRSLCNACKQEVGLTDDEQKIMDAYNIQTESRFKAVGCKQCFNVGYKGRTGIFELILLNDSIRDLVLKKASADLIRHQGLRDNMPSLLHDGLLKVAQGVISLEELLSVINESPR; encoded by the coding sequence ATGGTGGGGAATGAAAGAGAAGAGCATGGTACTTATTGTTTGCTGGATGCTGAGCAAAAGTTGAAGCAAGGAATAGTCGGCGACCCGGTTGTTGATATTGTTGATACGTTGTTGTTGAAGGCTATCACAATGGGCGCCTCAGACGTTCACTTGCAGCCGGACAATCAAGTACTGAGGGTGCGCTTGCGTGTTGATGGCTTTTTGCATGATCACGATACGTTTGATCATCAGCTTATGCCGCAAGTTCTTTCCCGTGTTAAGGTTTTGTCGGCGCTTGATATTGCCGAAAAGCGTGTGCCGCAAGATGGCAAAATTAAAGTTATTCTCGATCAGCCCGACGCGCAACCAATCGACTTGCGTGTTGCTACCTTCCCGTCAATTTATGGTGAAAAAATTGTAGTGCGAATTCTGGATCGCTCGGCCAATATTTTGGCGCTTGAGTCGCTTGGCATGCGGTCCGATATTTTTGATGCGCTGTTGGGTATAGTTGCCCATCCCCAAGGTTTTTTCTTGGTAACAGGTCCTACTGGCTCTGGCAAAACAACAACGCTCTATGCCCTTCTTTCGCGCTTAAATAGTAATGAACGCAATATAGTGACCATGGAAGATCCGGTTGAGTATGATTTGCCTGGCATTACGCAAAGCCAGGTTAATAGCAAGACCGGTTTTGATTTTGAAAATGGTTTACGTTCAATGCTGCGCCAAGACCCTGACGTGATTATGATTGGGGAAATTCGCGACAAGCAAACGGTACAAATTGCGGTGCAGTCGGCTTTGACTGGCCACTTGGTACTGAGTACTTTGCATACTAACGATGCGGCTGGTGCGGTAACGCGGTTGTTGGATATGCAGGTTGAGCCGTTTTTAATTAATGCGACATTAACGGGTGTTCTTTCCCAACGCTTGGTGCGTAGCTTGTGCAATGCCTGCAAGCAAGAAGTTGGGCTTACCGATGACGAACAAAAAATTATGGATGCTTACAATATCCAAACAGAATCGCGCTTTAAAGCGGTTGGCTGCAAGCAGTGCTTTAATGTTGGCTACAAAGGAAGAACCGGTATTTTTGAGCTGATTTTGTTGAACGATAGTATTCGCGATTTGGTTTTAAAAAAAGCTTCGGCCGATCTTATTCGGCATCAGGGCTTGCGCGATAATATGCCTTCGCTGTTGCACGATGGTTTGCTCAAAGTTGCTCAAGGCGTTATCAGCCTTGAAGAACTTTTGAGCGTTATAAACGAATCCCCTCGATAA
- a CDS encoding FUN14 domain-containing protein, whose translation MAIMDTLFSYWETIKGYWQGFDFKQWSENMAGSSAEALQAAVFFGGAFAVGFLFKKYFKFLLGSLVLTIIVIKILEHHLLITIDWPGVNALAGLEPDADLTTISAILFTWIKENIILFVASSVGFLIGYKIS comes from the coding sequence ATGGCTATTATGGATACATTATTTTCTTACTGGGAAACGATAAAAGGTTATTGGCAAGGTTTTGATTTTAAGCAATGGTCTGAAAATATGGCTGGTTCGTCGGCAGAAGCGTTGCAGGCAGCAGTCTTTTTTGGTGGTGCTTTTGCGGTAGGTTTTTTGTTCAAGAAATACTTTAAGTTTCTTCTTGGATCGCTGGTTCTAACTATCATTGTGATCAAAATTTTGGAACATCATTTGTTAATTACTATCGATTGGCCAGGTGTTAACGCGTTGGCTGGTCTTGAGCCAGATGCTGATCTTACCACTATCTCTGCTATTCTTTTTACCTGGATCAAAGAAAATATCATTCTCTTTGTTGCAAGCAGCGTAGGATTTTTGATTGGCTATAAAATTAGCTAA
- a CDS encoding HU family DNA-binding protein yields MNKAELIEFMSKETKLAKTTCKDALEAVLRGVESTLKKSKSVVITGFGTFSVLKRKERTGINPATGKKMKIAGKKVPKFKAGKKLKDIVKGG; encoded by the coding sequence ATGAATAAAGCCGAATTGATTGAGTTTATGTCAAAAGAGACTAAACTTGCCAAGACGACATGCAAAGATGCGCTTGAAGCAGTATTGAGAGGTGTTGAATCAACTCTCAAGAAAAGCAAGTCTGTAGTTATCACCGGTTTTGGTACCTTCTCAGTTCTTAAAAGAAAAGAACGTACCGGCATTAACCCTGCAACTGGTAAGAAAATGAAAATTGCTGGCAAAAAAGTGCCTAAGTTCAAAGCAGGTAAAAAACTTAAAGACATCGTTAAGGGTGGCTGA